In a genomic window of Paramicrobacterium chengjingii:
- a CDS encoding LLM class flavin-dependent oxidoreductase, translating to MKLSVLDLIPVRSRQTTAQALRASTRLAQRADALGYTRYWVAEHHNMKAVASTNPAVLIALLASRTEKIRVGSGGVMLPNHAPLVVAEQFALLEAAAPGRIDLGIGRAPGSDPVVTAVLSQSGATSDVSRFPANVSDIIALLSSDGANVELTSGSEYGLRSTPLPEGAPPVWLLGSSDYSATLAASFGLPYVFANHFAGAGAERALDLYRNQFTPSAYADKPTTFMTANAVVAETADEAYAQALPNLQQMARLRTNKPMAAVSTIEEAEATETDALTEEFMQQAITGYIIGDPATAAAKARALAAQYGVDELMISPVAGAHDSEPLDAVPARERTIELLAETLLDSA from the coding sequence ATGAAACTCTCGGTGCTTGATCTCATTCCCGTCCGTTCGCGTCAGACCACAGCGCAGGCCCTCCGGGCCTCAACACGGCTCGCCCAGAGAGCGGATGCTCTTGGCTACACCCGCTACTGGGTAGCTGAACATCACAATATGAAGGCTGTGGCGTCGACAAACCCGGCAGTGCTCATCGCTTTGCTGGCCTCTCGCACCGAGAAGATCCGGGTCGGGTCAGGCGGCGTGATGCTTCCTAACCATGCCCCGCTCGTTGTCGCCGAGCAGTTCGCATTGCTTGAAGCGGCAGCGCCCGGACGGATCGATCTCGGTATCGGTCGAGCTCCGGGAAGCGACCCTGTCGTGACAGCCGTGTTGTCGCAATCGGGTGCGACAAGCGACGTGAGCCGATTTCCCGCCAACGTCAGCGACATCATTGCATTGTTGAGCAGCGACGGCGCCAACGTGGAGTTGACGAGCGGGTCAGAGTATGGCTTGCGCTCGACACCGTTACCTGAGGGCGCGCCGCCGGTGTGGCTCCTTGGCTCCAGCGACTATTCGGCAACGCTCGCCGCCTCGTTTGGACTGCCGTACGTTTTCGCCAATCACTTCGCCGGGGCGGGCGCGGAGCGTGCGCTTGATCTCTATCGCAATCAGTTCACTCCCTCCGCTTACGCCGATAAGCCGACAACGTTCATGACGGCGAACGCAGTCGTCGCTGAGACGGCAGACGAGGCATACGCTCAGGCACTGCCGAATCTGCAGCAGATGGCTCGATTGCGTACAAACAAGCCGATGGCCGCCGTCTCGACTATCGAAGAGGCCGAAGCCACAGAGACAGACGCCTTGACTGAGGAGTTCATGCAGCAGGCGATCACGGGTTACATCATCGGTGACCCGGCGACCGCGGCGGCGAAGGCCCGTGCTCTTGCCGCGCAATACGGGGTCGATGAGCTGATGATCTCACCCGTTGCTGGTGCTCACGATTCTGAGCCTCTTGATGCTGTGCCCGCTCGGGAACGCACGATCGAACTGCTCGCAGAGACGCTGCTCGATTCCGCGTGA
- a CDS encoding acyltransferase family protein, with protein sequence MSTAPATGSASTRSKRIPLWDNARFACITLVVMGHGIQRLVGDSDAALTVYLVIYSFHMPAFAFISGYFSKSGAPSIRQMQRVITDIVLPYVFMESIWTAVKFFAEGDETLNPTKPSWTLWFLLALAIFRLVLPYLALVRWPLLWAVVLSVGVGYLDNVDSTFSLARLFGILPFFVLGWRVKKWDLFARLRLNEHIPWWVRTAALAIFAMWAACVWVFVDLWRDVGLRHWFFYDQSYDGLGQDAWWAGAVRLAVLLLNTVLIAAFIVLIPRHRNVFSGFGQATMYVYLLHSFALYPLRESGLLKHEALADYLLPVMLGVSFLLAVALSTWPVRRFFRPLIEPKPHWIFTRDDRLPAGPSRTDPTGSRRPRTESVPTVAPHSGEEDAGSSERPS encoded by the coding sequence ATGTCGACTGCCCCGGCAACAGGCTCCGCTTCCACCCGAAGCAAGCGCATCCCGCTGTGGGACAACGCCCGGTTTGCGTGCATCACCCTCGTCGTGATGGGGCACGGCATTCAGAGGCTCGTCGGCGATTCCGATGCCGCCCTCACGGTCTACCTTGTGATCTACTCGTTCCACATGCCCGCGTTCGCCTTCATCAGCGGGTACTTCTCGAAGTCTGGCGCACCGTCGATCCGGCAGATGCAGCGCGTCATCACCGACATTGTGCTTCCTTACGTCTTCATGGAGTCGATCTGGACCGCCGTCAAGTTCTTCGCCGAAGGGGACGAAACTCTCAATCCGACCAAGCCGTCATGGACTCTCTGGTTTCTCCTCGCCCTCGCCATCTTCCGGCTCGTGCTCCCCTACCTCGCGCTCGTGCGCTGGCCGTTGCTCTGGGCCGTGGTTCTCTCCGTCGGTGTCGGCTATCTCGACAACGTCGACAGTACGTTCTCGCTTGCACGCCTTTTCGGCATCCTCCCGTTCTTCGTTTTGGGATGGCGCGTCAAAAAGTGGGATCTGTTCGCCCGGTTGCGGCTGAACGAGCACATTCCGTGGTGGGTACGCACGGCGGCTCTCGCTATCTTCGCCATGTGGGCTGCCTGCGTGTGGGTCTTCGTCGATCTCTGGCGCGACGTTGGACTACGTCACTGGTTCTTTTACGACCAGTCGTATGACGGTCTCGGACAAGACGCGTGGTGGGCCGGAGCCGTTCGCCTCGCCGTCCTGCTGCTCAATACCGTGCTGATCGCCGCGTTCATCGTGCTCATCCCTCGCCACCGCAACGTCTTCTCCGGCTTTGGGCAGGCGACGATGTACGTCTATTTGCTACACAGCTTCGCTCTCTACCCGCTTCGCGAGTCCGGACTTCTCAAGCATGAGGCGCTTGCTGACTATCTGCTTCCCGTTATGCTCGGCGTGAGCTTTCTGCTGGCCGTTGCGTTGTCGACGTGGCCGGTGCGGCGGTTCTTCCGTCCGCTTATCGAGCCGAAGCCGCATTGGATCTTCACACGTGATGATCGGCTGCCCGCTGGTCCAAGTCGCACTGACCCAACAGGGTCGCGGCGTCCGCGAACCGAAAGCGTTCCGACGGTCGCACCGCACTCGGGTGAGGAGGATGCCGGTTCGTCGGAGCGCCCGAGTTAG
- a CDS encoding DUF3376 domain-containing protein, whose product MAQASGQVVALGVGPGSAPGLASVAELGDGPYRHVLRVALALRGGVSLAVWIGGAVAELDVARRVRIRQTSSGWDAFYTPPTGSSPPTPDTPEVVRAREYGRLLAAASFDSIEIDVLAGASAGGLNAVVYAVAQRAGASVNPLLETWQDAADIRRLLQPPGFTRVDSLLRGDYYFWPRVTRALHDLYDDKRIPHNDLHRSSAVSIDLAATVIDSADRSVPGARDSRGYFHFVGSDSADGADRGRSIPAQIGDGADLARLAYAARSTSSYPGAFEPALIFSSTKNASDGPEGDATHIDMSYAFSGHRPSWNHPFRVIDGSILDEVPIDQAFKAARRSASETSSSRLVLYLDPSPPAPSPRTIRPTRYGPTEPPRGPLSVMRRFADRQSRILNVLRFGGGSLDDREPGADEIAHIERFRLGLLREHARGDAYAAAQTAAHFDADAARRAYVRYRASADVQYLSTVTADPSAWQNSANIASRSVWRAWDGTDREDLEHAANERYSRATNESAASTVVDAIALGPQGVLDAALCGLSWVRALERLPPEALPEGTSIADIRMTLYRVLGAATDARDATVVDVLDSARSGISPATRAIDTWITVQETTDVSTLWGELDTIVCLLREISPAVEGNGVWAHSPFSVFPARGAGARDLAPFLAPRGIPEPISALSFERLTADEPPAHSEQFTTLIRRRQRRRARIALSLDPADVTDESLVRLFTGPTLTADDKLSGSLLFNFGGFLSRTWRANDWWWGRLDASAAIVRIFSERSRDDAQAAHVTDSLDAVQTALFTELAASPEAPLSGRDTPRSIPEIREAFEFGADSLDNLTPQYRLAIASRTLRIASRALSSSIGPVGRILVTLARPLAVATPLATTPLRAALLGATIGLTVAVTTGLTGASGPTNLAVTWPAHLISAVIICTSIAGYLSASRRWQHVIRGLHRVELSLPRDTVANVVALRSQARMQGGALCGLAAVTSLAASIVVALRGLDSTWWILIAAAIAIAVHARVRSLDPSASPHPSPFYVVGFAVFFVWAAMIIAIPLVLGPLQIDHRLVTPVTIAIAGGLGSVLLTVGWLTPGWSLRGLLANPFSTSVLSAFAGGIPVWIATRMTQTPFPVLTTVSTVIIAIGLWGTTLWWLPELPPGAHDRPTENDVRRPAAV is encoded by the coding sequence ATGGCGCAAGCGTCGGGCCAGGTCGTCGCTCTCGGTGTTGGCCCCGGGTCTGCTCCAGGCCTTGCTTCGGTCGCCGAGCTCGGCGATGGGCCGTATCGCCACGTTCTGCGTGTCGCGCTCGCTTTGCGCGGAGGAGTCAGCCTCGCTGTGTGGATCGGCGGTGCCGTCGCCGAGCTCGACGTCGCGCGACGCGTGCGCATTCGGCAGACATCGAGTGGCTGGGATGCGTTCTACACTCCCCCCACTGGCAGTTCACCGCCGACGCCCGACACGCCTGAAGTCGTGCGCGCCCGAGAGTATGGTCGGCTCCTCGCCGCGGCATCCTTTGACTCGATCGAGATCGACGTTCTCGCCGGCGCGAGTGCCGGTGGGCTCAACGCCGTCGTCTATGCGGTTGCCCAACGTGCGGGCGCGAGCGTGAATCCGCTGCTCGAAACCTGGCAGGATGCCGCCGACATTCGGCGACTGCTGCAGCCACCGGGTTTCACACGCGTTGACTCTCTGCTGCGTGGCGACTACTACTTCTGGCCTCGAGTCACTCGCGCTCTCCACGATCTCTACGACGACAAACGCATTCCGCACAACGATCTCCATCGCTCGAGCGCCGTGAGCATTGATCTGGCTGCGACGGTCATTGACAGTGCAGACCGGAGCGTGCCTGGTGCACGAGACAGTCGGGGATATTTTCATTTTGTCGGTTCCGACAGCGCAGACGGGGCCGATCGCGGGCGCAGCATTCCAGCACAGATAGGAGATGGGGCCGATCTGGCGCGTCTCGCCTATGCCGCGCGCTCGACCTCATCGTATCCGGGTGCTTTTGAGCCGGCGCTCATCTTCTCATCGACAAAGAACGCGTCTGACGGGCCAGAGGGCGACGCAACCCACATCGACATGTCGTATGCCTTCAGCGGGCATCGCCCCTCGTGGAACCATCCATTCCGCGTCATTGATGGCAGCATCCTTGACGAGGTTCCGATTGACCAGGCCTTCAAAGCCGCTCGACGCTCCGCGTCTGAGACGAGTTCGTCACGTCTCGTGCTGTACCTCGATCCGAGCCCACCTGCACCGTCACCGCGAACTATCAGGCCGACGCGCTATGGCCCGACGGAGCCGCCACGTGGACCGCTCTCTGTCATGCGCCGATTTGCCGACCGACAGTCTCGCATTCTCAACGTTCTGCGCTTCGGCGGCGGATCCCTCGATGATCGAGAGCCGGGTGCAGACGAAATCGCCCACATCGAGCGTTTCCGACTGGGTCTGCTACGAGAACATGCGCGAGGCGACGCGTACGCAGCCGCTCAGACAGCTGCACACTTCGACGCGGATGCAGCCAGACGCGCCTATGTCAGATACAGAGCTTCGGCCGATGTACAGTACCTCAGCACCGTCACCGCTGACCCGTCCGCATGGCAAAACTCCGCGAACATCGCATCCCGGTCGGTGTGGCGAGCCTGGGACGGCACCGACCGCGAAGACCTGGAGCATGCAGCGAACGAGCGCTACTCTCGCGCAACGAACGAATCAGCGGCTTCGACTGTCGTTGATGCGATCGCTCTGGGGCCACAGGGAGTTCTCGACGCGGCCCTGTGCGGTTTGAGCTGGGTGCGTGCCCTCGAGCGGCTCCCGCCGGAAGCGCTCCCCGAGGGTACGTCGATCGCCGATATTCGTATGACCCTCTATCGGGTGCTTGGCGCTGCCACCGATGCGCGAGACGCCACCGTGGTCGATGTTCTCGATTCCGCACGGTCGGGAATCAGCCCGGCAACCCGCGCAATCGACACCTGGATCACCGTTCAAGAAACCACGGACGTCAGTACCCTCTGGGGTGAACTCGACACGATCGTGTGCCTCCTTCGAGAGATTTCACCAGCCGTTGAGGGCAATGGTGTCTGGGCGCACAGCCCATTCAGCGTATTTCCGGCGCGCGGTGCGGGCGCCCGAGATCTTGCGCCTTTCCTCGCTCCCCGAGGCATCCCCGAGCCGATCAGCGCGCTCTCGTTCGAACGGCTGACAGCCGATGAACCTCCGGCACATAGCGAGCAGTTCACGACGCTCATTCGCCGTCGCCAACGGCGCCGGGCACGCATTGCACTCAGCCTCGACCCCGCCGACGTCACAGACGAATCACTTGTGCGCCTTTTCACCGGGCCAACGCTGACCGCTGACGACAAGCTGTCGGGTTCGCTGCTGTTCAACTTCGGTGGATTTCTCAGCAGAACATGGCGAGCAAACGACTGGTGGTGGGGTCGCCTCGACGCGTCCGCCGCGATCGTGCGCATCTTCAGCGAACGCTCCCGTGACGATGCGCAAGCAGCGCACGTCACCGACTCTCTGGATGCTGTGCAGACGGCGCTCTTCACAGAGCTCGCCGCGTCACCAGAAGCACCGCTTTCTGGGAGGGATACTCCTCGCAGCATCCCCGAGATCAGAGAAGCATTTGAGTTTGGAGCAGACTCGCTCGACAACCTCACTCCGCAGTACCGTCTCGCGATCGCCTCTCGCACACTGCGCATCGCCTCGCGTGCTTTGTCGAGTTCAATCGGGCCCGTCGGCCGCATTCTCGTCACTCTCGCGCGACCTCTCGCTGTTGCGACTCCCCTTGCGACTACTCCGCTCCGTGCTGCACTTCTCGGAGCGACAATTGGACTCACCGTTGCTGTGACGACCGGGTTGACTGGCGCCTCGGGCCCGACGAACCTTGCGGTCACCTGGCCAGCGCACCTGATATCCGCTGTCATCATCTGCACGTCGATTGCCGGATATCTGAGTGCCTCGCGCCGGTGGCAACACGTCATCCGGGGCCTTCATCGCGTGGAGCTTTCGTTGCCCCGAGACACCGTTGCGAATGTCGTCGCCCTGCGCTCACAGGCACGAATGCAGGGTGGTGCCTTGTGCGGTCTCGCCGCAGTCACGTCGTTAGCTGCCTCGATTGTGGTGGCGCTGCGTGGGCTCGACTCAACGTGGTGGATCCTCATTGCCGCGGCAATAGCCATCGCAGTTCACGCGCGAGTACGTTCGCTCGACCCGTCGGCGAGCCCCCATCCGTCACCCTTCTACGTCGTCGGCTTTGCCGTGTTCTTCGTCTGGGCCGCGATGATTATCGCGATTCCTCTCGTTCTCGGTCCGCTCCAGATCGACCATCGCTTGGTGACACCTGTCACGATCGCCATCGCGGGTGGTCTCGGCTCGGTGCTGCTCACCGTCGGCTGGCTGACGCCAGGGTGGTCGCTTCGAGGCCTCCTCGCGAACCCGTTCTCGACAAGTGTGCTCTCTGCATTCGCAGGAGGCATCCCCGTCTGGATCGCCACCCGCATGACACAGACTCCCTTCCCTGTTCTCACAACGGTCTCTACCGTCATCATCGCGATCGGCCTGTGGGGAACAACGCTATGGTGGCTTCCTGAGCTGCCTCCTGGGGCGCACGATCGCCCGACCGAGAACGACGTGCGCCGCCCCGCCGCCGTCTGA
- a CDS encoding trans-sulfuration enzyme family protein: MDSDVRFDTRAVHGGMESIREAGGHVPPIDLSTTSSLAGVASGGDSYENLASGGILGTDDSPVYQRLWNDGVARFERSLAGLEGAESAVAFSTGMAALTAILTAVVSAGRSHVVALRPLYGGTDHVLDSGMLGTRVSWATPDSIAEIVTSETALIVCETPANPTLDIVDIADVAKRAGDVPVLVDNTFATPVLQRPLEFGATLVLHSATKFLGGHGDVMGGVVAGPEDWMRRLRHVRALTGALLHPSAAYLLQRGLRTLPVRVRAQQETTRALAHSLRDHPAVATIRYPGLATGSIAETVSRQMTGPGSLFALELTGGFAAASRFVDAVRIACHAVSLGGIDSLVQHPASLTHRPVAAEAKPGEGIVRVSVGLEDARDLEQDLLQALDQAMG, translated from the coding sequence ATGGACAGTGACGTTCGCTTTGACACACGAGCCGTGCACGGCGGCATGGAATCGATCAGAGAGGCGGGAGGACATGTGCCCCCGATCGACCTCTCGACGACAAGTTCTCTCGCCGGGGTGGCCTCTGGCGGGGACTCCTACGAGAACCTGGCCTCCGGCGGCATACTCGGCACTGACGACTCGCCCGTATACCAGCGCCTCTGGAATGACGGCGTCGCCCGCTTCGAGCGCTCGCTTGCGGGTCTCGAGGGCGCAGAGTCCGCCGTGGCCTTCAGCACGGGCATGGCTGCGCTCACGGCGATTCTGACCGCCGTCGTGTCGGCTGGACGTTCGCACGTCGTCGCGCTCAGGCCGCTCTACGGGGGAACGGATCATGTTCTGGACAGTGGGATGCTCGGAACACGTGTCAGTTGGGCAACTCCCGACTCGATTGCCGAGATTGTCACCTCCGAAACCGCGCTCATTGTGTGCGAGACGCCAGCAAACCCGACGCTCGATATCGTCGATATCGCTGACGTTGCGAAACGTGCGGGGGATGTTCCGGTGCTCGTCGATAACACCTTCGCCACACCGGTGCTCCAGCGTCCGCTCGAGTTCGGAGCAACTCTCGTGCTTCACAGTGCGACAAAGTTTCTCGGTGGCCACGGCGATGTCATGGGCGGGGTCGTTGCGGGTCCAGAAGATTGGATGCGCAGGCTCAGGCATGTGCGTGCGCTCACGGGGGCGCTGCTGCATCCTTCCGCTGCTTATCTGCTGCAGAGGGGCTTGCGCACACTTCCTGTGCGCGTGCGAGCGCAGCAAGAAACAACGCGTGCGCTCGCCCATAGCCTTCGTGATCATCCCGCTGTAGCCACGATTCGCTACCCGGGCTTGGCCACGGGGAGTATCGCCGAAACCGTCTCGCGTCAGATGACCGGTCCGGGGTCACTTTTCGCCCTGGAACTCACGGGAGGCTTCGCTGCGGCATCACGCTTTGTCGACGCCGTGCGTATCGCATGCCATGCCGTGTCACTCGGGGGGATCGATTCGCTCGTGCAGCATCCCGCTTCCCTGACGCACCGACCGGTAGCTGCAGAAGCGAAGCCGGGTGAGGGAATCGTGCGGGTTTCCGTCGGCCTCGAAGATGCCCGTGATCTGGAGCAGGATCTGCTGCAGGCGCTCGATCAGGCGATGGGCTGA
- the rpsO gene encoding 30S ribosomal protein S15 produces the protein MALDAETKKAIIEEYATHPGDTGSPEVQIAVMTERIKGLTEHLKDHKHDHHSRRGLLLLVGQRRRMLGYLSNVDINRYRALIERLGLRR, from the coding sequence ATGGCACTTGATGCAGAGACCAAGAAGGCGATCATCGAAGAGTACGCTACCCACCCCGGTGACACCGGATCCCCAGAGGTCCAGATCGCCGTGATGACGGAGCGCATCAAGGGGCTCACCGAGCACCTGAAGGATCACAAGCACGACCACCACTCGCGTCGTGGACTGCTCCTTCTCGTCGGTCAGCGCCGTCGCATGCTGGGCTACCTGTCCAACGTTGACATCAACCGCTACCGCGCGCTCATCGAGCGCCTCGGACTGCGCCGCTAA
- a CDS encoding VanZ family protein gives MLHRRAVFGALSTLYVVFIGAVTLTPDPFSDGIDGTIDQVIEALSQHPLTAWLTYEVVEFTANIGMFVPLGLFVALWAGRRRWWMGIIAGVIYTVVIESLQGLVLAATRYATFSDIIANTLGAIAGAIVARIVHGYVLERAARSRGAQRVR, from the coding sequence ATGCTGCATCGACGTGCCGTCTTCGGAGCCCTGAGCACACTCTATGTGGTGTTCATCGGCGCGGTTACGCTGACACCGGACCCGTTCAGCGACGGCATTGACGGAACGATTGACCAGGTGATCGAGGCCTTGTCCCAGCATCCGCTCACCGCGTGGCTGACGTATGAGGTCGTCGAGTTCACTGCGAATATCGGCATGTTCGTTCCGCTGGGACTATTCGTGGCTCTGTGGGCGGGGCGCCGTCGCTGGTGGATGGGAATCATCGCCGGAGTGATCTACACCGTCGTGATTGAGTCCCTCCAAGGTCTTGTGCTCGCGGCGACACGATACGCGACCTTCAGTGACATCATTGCCAACACGCTCGGCGCAATTGCCGGTGCCATCGTCGCCCGAATTGTCCACGGATATGTTCTCGAGCGAGCCGCGCGATCGCGGGGTGCCCAAAGGGTCAGGTGA
- a CDS encoding DUF5302 domain-containing protein, whose product MSSDNSAPEGPPEDVKRKFREALDRKNKQQKNSVDGEDHLRENSPVDHAQSRPDQKRDFRRKTG is encoded by the coding sequence ATGAGCTCCGATAATTCAGCTCCAGAGGGCCCACCAGAAGACGTCAAGCGCAAGTTCCGTGAAGCGCTTGACCGCAAGAACAAGCAACAGAAAAATTCGGTCGATGGTGAAGACCACCTTCGGGAGAATTCACCGGTCGACCATGCGCAGAGTCGACCAGACCAGAAGCGTGACTTCCGTCGCAAAACAGGCTGA
- a CDS encoding FMN reductase — translation MAARKLAVVSSGLSNPSSTRMLADKLAEATKQKLVGTGLEVDVATFELRDLAHSITNNMLTGFADDALQRAIDEVTRADGLIAVTPVFKTSYAGLFKSFIDIIDNTGLTDLPVVIGATGGTPRHSLALDYAMRPLFNYMHSIVVPTSVYAASDDWGAGEDTVKSLPERIDRAARELAGLMEHSTRSATVVDPFALDENFDQLLGGFQGN, via the coding sequence ATGGCAGCTCGCAAGCTTGCGGTTGTGTCATCAGGGCTCAGCAACCCGTCATCGACACGGATGCTGGCAGACAAACTCGCAGAGGCGACAAAGCAGAAGCTTGTTGGCACTGGACTTGAGGTCGACGTTGCAACGTTCGAATTACGGGATCTCGCGCACTCGATCACGAACAACATGCTCACGGGCTTTGCCGACGACGCTCTTCAGCGCGCGATCGACGAGGTAACGCGAGCCGACGGACTCATTGCGGTGACCCCCGTTTTCAAAACCAGCTATGCCGGGCTCTTCAAATCGTTCATCGACATCATCGACAACACGGGACTCACTGATCTCCCCGTGGTGATCGGAGCAACGGGCGGAACTCCGCGACATTCGCTGGCCCTTGACTACGCAATGCGGCCGCTTTTCAACTACATGCATTCCATCGTCGTGCCGACTTCCGTCTACGCGGCGAGTGACGATTGGGGCGCTGGAGAAGACACTGTGAAGTCGCTTCCCGAAAGAATCGACCGCGCAGCGCGTGAACTTGCAGGGCTTATGGAGCACTCCACACGCTCGGCCACCGTCGTCGATCCGTTCGCGCTCGATGAGAACTTTGATCAACTGCTCGGAGGCTTCCAGGGCAACTGA
- a CDS encoding protealysin inhibitor emfourin translates to MGDPDAPPTGAPEAQLIVERSGGVAGISRTWRMNIDAHSDDLGKMLRTLPWRAAGTIDDRNPDHFQYRIRCTFRASAADDFEVSLAESELTATWREIIEWVRTEDHA, encoded by the coding sequence GTGGGCGATCCCGATGCCCCACCGACCGGCGCACCCGAGGCGCAGCTCATTGTCGAACGCTCAGGGGGCGTCGCGGGCATCAGCCGAACCTGGCGTATGAACATCGACGCCCACTCCGACGACCTGGGCAAAATGCTTCGCACCCTGCCCTGGCGTGCTGCCGGAACGATAGATGACCGCAACCCCGATCACTTTCAGTACCGCATTCGGTGCACGTTCAGGGCCAGCGCGGCAGACGACTTCGAGGTGTCGCTCGCCGAGTCAGAGCTCACGGCGACGTGGCGGGAGATCATTGAGTGGGTGCGCACCGAAGACCACGCCTGA
- a CDS encoding Lrp/AsnC family transcriptional regulator — translation MTHKPQLDSTDRALLKALSVNARASGSQLAGELGIAESTVSLRLKRLQRSGDITGYYADIDLAVLGAPIQAVIAIQLTQHDRSDIEAFRREVTMWPGVLSLFHLGGRDDYLLHVAARSTTELRDFVVKYVTGHTVVAHSETNIVFEHVKGSGWQELLD, via the coding sequence ATGACGCACAAACCACAACTCGATTCGACCGACAGGGCGCTTCTCAAGGCGCTCTCCGTGAATGCGCGGGCCTCGGGCTCGCAGCTTGCCGGAGAACTCGGGATCGCCGAGTCGACAGTTTCGCTTCGGCTGAAGCGACTACAGCGATCCGGCGACATTACGGGTTACTACGCCGATATCGACCTCGCGGTACTCGGAGCACCCATCCAGGCAGTCATCGCGATTCAGCTCACCCAGCATGATCGTTCTGATATCGAGGCGTTTCGCCGCGAGGTGACCATGTGGCCCGGCGTCCTCTCACTGTTTCACCTCGGTGGCCGAGATGACTACCTTCTGCATGTCGCTGCACGCAGCACGACGGAGCTCAGGGACTTCGTCGTGAAGTACGTGACTGGACACACTGTCGTTGCGCACTCGGAGACGAATATCGTCTTCGAGCATGTCAAGGGATCGGGCTGGCAAGAACTTCTCGATTGA
- a CDS encoding LLM class flavin-dependent oxidoreductase — translation MQFGIFSVGDITPDPTTGHTPTDASRLQDVLTIAQHAEDVGLDVFAMGEHHNPPFFPSSPVAINSYLAAKTSRIILSTATTLITTNDPVRLAEDYAMLQHLSGGRMDLVLGRGNTGPVYPWFGEDIRQGIPLAIEKYGLLHKLWREEFVDWEGQFRTPLQGFQSMPRPLDDTPPFVWHGSIRSPQIAEQAAYYGDGFFANHIFWPGSHTQRMVGLYRQRFEHYGHGTADQAIVGLGGQAFMRKNSQDAVAEFRPYFDNAPVYGHGPSLEEFTAQTPLTVGSPQQVIDRTLGFRDYVGDYQRQLFLMDHAGLPLKTVLEQLDLLGEEVVPVLRREFEYVRPAHVPDAPTHAARVSAGNAGRTEPVTLSASPAESEK, via the coding sequence ATGCAGTTCGGAATCTTCAGTGTCGGAGACATCACGCCAGACCCGACAACAGGGCACACGCCGACCGACGCATCGCGATTGCAGGATGTATTGACGATCGCACAGCATGCCGAAGATGTCGGTCTTGATGTCTTTGCGATGGGGGAGCACCACAACCCACCGTTCTTTCCGTCGAGCCCTGTCGCCATTAACAGCTATCTGGCAGCCAAGACATCACGAATCATTCTCTCAACGGCCACGACGCTCATCACCACAAACGATCCTGTGCGCCTTGCCGAGGACTACGCCATGCTTCAACACCTGTCGGGCGGCCGGATGGATCTCGTTCTCGGTCGTGGAAACACCGGCCCCGTCTACCCGTGGTTCGGTGAAGACATTCGACAGGGAATTCCACTCGCCATTGAGAAGTACGGACTGCTACACAAGCTGTGGCGTGAGGAGTTCGTCGACTGGGAGGGGCAATTCCGCACTCCGCTGCAAGGGTTTCAGTCGATGCCCAGACCGCTTGATGACACTCCGCCGTTCGTCTGGCACGGCAGCATCCGTTCTCCGCAGATTGCCGAGCAGGCCGCATACTACGGTGACGGGTTCTTCGCCAACCACATCTTCTGGCCCGGCTCGCACACGCAGCGCATGGTGGGGTTGTACCGCCAACGTTTTGAACACTACGGGCACGGAACGGCCGACCAGGCGATTGTCGGGCTCGGTGGGCAGGCATTCATGCGCAAGAATTCTCAGGATGCTGTCGCAGAATTTCGACCCTATTTCGACAACGCGCCCGTTTACGGGCACGGGCCGAGTCTTGAAGAGTTCACAGCACAGACCCCTCTCACTGTCGGCAGCCCTCAGCAGGTCATCGACCGAACGCTCGGGTTCCGCGACTACGTTGGCGATTATCAGAGACAACTCTTCCTCATGGATCACGCTGGTCTGCCCCTCAAGACCGTTCTCGAACAGCTCGACCTTCTCGGCGAGGAGGTCGTGCCTGTTCTGCGCCGCGAGTTTGAGTACGTGCGCCCCGCGCACGTACCGGATGCCCCGACTCATGCGGCGAGGGTCTCGGCGGGGAATGCGGGGCGCACCGAACCGGTTACACTGAGCGCGTCACCAGCAGAATCGGAGAAGTAG